Below is a genomic region from Fischerella sp. PCC 9605.
CAATCTTTGTCATTGCCAGCAACAAGCGTACTTTTTCTCTATCTCGTTCGATTCCACAGCAGTAAACGATTTTGCAACTAGCAATAACCAGTGTTGTCCAAGGGTAGGTTTTTCTTTGGAACAGCCGAAACCAAAACCGGGAAGTTCTACAAGACTGAATCCTCATATTCTGTAGATGTAGTGAGTCTAGTGCTAACTTTTTGCTTTTCTAACTGGCGCTGTCGCATAAGTAAAAACAAGGGAAGCGCAAACGAAACTCCAACCGTAAGAGTGCTGACAACAAAAACCCAGAGATATCGCATCCCTAGGGCGTGTTTTCAAACTCCTAAATGTCATTCTGAGCGAAATGAAATGAAGCGAAGAATCTCGTAAAAATCAGGGTTATAGAGATGCTTCACTACGCTGTCGCTTCGTACCCTACGGGAAGGCTACGCCTACAGCATGACAAAACTGATACTTTGAAAACACACCCTAGGCGCGTCCCTTCCCAAAACACAAACACCAAAAGAACTAGCCCTGAGACAATTACATCCAGACCAAAAGAGGCACAAATGTGGTTGGCAAACATCAATTCAAAAAACAGCTTGATGTCAAAACCGTGGTCTAAAAGAAACATAACTAACGGAGAGTAGGGTAGGGCAAAGCCAAGAATGCAAAGTAGCAAGTAGATTCCTTGAAGCATGTTGAG
It encodes:
- a CDS encoding DUF2834 domain-containing protein, producing the protein MLQGIYLLLCILGFALPYSPLVMFLLDHGFDIKLFFELMFANHICASFGLDVIVSGLVLLVFVFWEGTRLGCVFKVSVLSCCRRSLPVGYEATA
- a CDS encoding DUF2834 domain-containing protein; the protein is MRYLWVFVVSTLTVGVSFALPLFLLMRQRQLEKQKVSTRLTTSTEYEDSVL